The region AACGTTTGGGAACGCGGCGCCGGCTTGACGCGAGCATGCGGCACAGGTGCTTGCGCGACGGCAGTGGGTGCCATGAGGCGTGGCTTGGTAGAGCGCAAAGTAATGGTCGAATTGCCCGGAGGGGCGCTTCAAATAAAATGGACTGATGACAACCGCATCCTAATGAGCGGCCCAGCCACCGAAAGCTTTCGCGGCAGCTTTGAATGGTCGGACTACGCGGACGGCGAATGATGAGCGGGCCAGAGCTGATCACATTGGGCTGCCGCCTGAATATCGCCGAAAGCGAACGCATGCGCGGTATGCTTTCCGGCGAAGACAATCTGGTGGTGATCAATAGCTGTGCGGTAACTTCCGAAGCGGTCCGTCAGACGCGCCAGGCTATTCGCAAGGCGCGGAAGGCGCGGCCCGATGCGCGGCTGTTGGTCACGGGTTGCGCGGCGGATATCGAGCGCGAGCAGATCGCAGACATGCCTGAGGTAGATGGGCTGATTGCCAACCAGGCAAAGCTTGATCCGCGCGCATGGAATGTGCCGATGGAGGTACCTCCTCTACCGCCAACCCGCACGCGCGCCTTTATCGCGATCCAAAACGGATGTGACCATGCCTGTACCTTTTGCGTGATTCCGCAAGGGCGCGGGCAAAGCCGTTCGATGACCGTCGATGCGGTCAAACGCGAGGTCGAGCAACATCTGGCGCTCGGCGCGCAAGAGGTCGTGCTGACGGGTGTCGACGTGACAAGCTGGGGCTATGACCTGCCCGATAAGCCGCCGCTCGGTGCAATGGTGGGAGAGATTCTGGATGCTTTTCCAGAGCTGCAACGCTTGCGCATGTCCTCGCTCGACGGAATCGAAATTGACGAACAGTTGTTCGAGCTTTTCGCCAGCGAGCGTCGATTGATGCCCCATCTCCATCTCTCACTGCAGCATGGGCATGATTTGATCCTCAAGCGCATGAAACGCAGGCATTTGCGGAATGACGCAGTGGATTTGGTCGCTAAGCTCAAGCGACGCCGTCCGGAGATCGCGATTGGCGCTGACCTGATCGCGGGTTTCCCGACCGAAACCGAAGAACACCACCAGGCGAACCTTTCCATTATCCGTGAATGCGACATCGTGCACGGGCACATCTTCCCCTATTCGCCCCGCCCCGGCACACCCGCGGCGCGCATGCCGCAGCTGGATCGTTCCGCCATCAAGGCACGCGCGAGCGAACTACGCGCGGCAGTCATCGACATGCGCAGCCAATGGTTGCAATCGCTCGTGGGCAAACAGCTTTCTGTCCTCGCCGAACGCGACGGTACGGGCTATGCGCCGAACTTCGCGCGAGTTTCAGTGCCGCAAGGCATTGCGGCGGGGCAA is a window of Altererythrobacter rubellus DNA encoding:
- a CDS encoding MiaB/RimO family radical SAM methylthiotransferase → MSGPELITLGCRLNIAESERMRGMLSGEDNLVVINSCAVTSEAVRQTRQAIRKARKARPDARLLVTGCAADIEREQIADMPEVDGLIANQAKLDPRAWNVPMEVPPLPPTRTRAFIAIQNGCDHACTFCVIPQGRGQSRSMTVDAVKREVEQHLALGAQEVVLTGVDVTSWGYDLPDKPPLGAMVGEILDAFPELQRLRMSSLDGIEIDEQLFELFASERRLMPHLHLSLQHGHDLILKRMKRRHLRNDAVDLVAKLKRRRPEIAIGADLIAGFPTETEEHHQANLSIIRECDIVHGHIFPYSPRPGTPAARMPQLDRSAIKARASELRAAVIDMRSQWLQSLVGKQLSVLAERDGTGYAPNFARVSVPQGIAAGQIATISPDEVIEGMLV